A genome region from Micromonospora peucetia includes the following:
- a CDS encoding TetR/AcrR family transcriptional regulator translates to MGEVRDGTRTRDSIVEAARTLTVATGWDSVRMGAVASAAGVSRQTVYNEFGSKAGLAEALARREIDRFVGDVRALLRTHGDDVRAAAHATITHTLTEAADDPLIKAVLTSDQGGSDELLPYLTTRQELVLTEATEALLEWADTVLPGADRAAVTFATDSVVRLVISHIILPNAPVEQTAAALADLAVYLLLHAVTLRSYAD, encoded by the coding sequence ATGGGTGAGGTGAGAGACGGTACCCGTACGCGGGATTCGATCGTCGAGGCCGCCCGGACGCTGACCGTCGCGACCGGCTGGGACAGCGTCCGGATGGGCGCCGTCGCGTCTGCGGCGGGGGTCAGCCGGCAGACGGTCTACAACGAGTTCGGCAGCAAGGCCGGGCTGGCCGAGGCGCTCGCCCGGCGGGAGATCGACCGGTTCGTCGGCGACGTGCGCGCGCTGCTGCGCACACATGGCGACGACGTCCGGGCCGCCGCGCACGCGACCATCACGCACACCCTCACGGAGGCGGCCGACGATCCACTGATCAAGGCTGTCCTGACCAGCGACCAGGGCGGCTCGGACGAACTGCTGCCCTATCTCACCACCCGGCAGGAGTTGGTGCTCACCGAGGCCACCGAGGCGCTGCTGGAGTGGGCCGACACCGTGCTGCCGGGCGCCGACCGGGCCGCCGTCACCTTCGCCACGGACTCGGTGGTCCGGTTGGTGATCAGCCACATCATCCTGCCCAACGCCCCGGTCGAGCAGACCGCCGCCGCCCTCGCAGACCTGGCGGTGTACCTGCTCCTGCACGCGGTCACCCTGC